The Pygocentrus nattereri isolate fPygNat1 chromosome 2, fPygNat1.pri, whole genome shotgun sequence genome has a window encoding:
- the LOC108436881 gene encoding zinc finger protein 521 isoform X7 yields MKTHAANKPHKCPVCRRGFLSSSSLHGHMQVHERGKDAQGTGLSRMEEWKLKETRKCSRCEEGFDVPEELQKHIAECHPECSPPEEGSLGPGLQCIYCHEPFSDEGTLLSHIDQAHGRDRKGNTCTVCSEHFATVEELYAHMDVHQLPESSNHSNSPSLLTVGYTSVSSTTPDSNLSVDSSTMVDSAPTVPKARGRRKRAAQHATDICGRPAKQPKVAYSCIYCNKQVFSSLAVLQIHLKTMHVDKPEQAHTCQFCLEVLPSLFNLNEHLKQVHNAEDPSALLASLSDALLQCNFCPEMLGDLNALQEHIRCSHGFPSPVAKESNAFFCPQCFMGFLTEATLEEHVRQTHCDSGSLRFDSPLAVTPKDPIVEVYSCSYCTNSPIFNSVLKLNKHIKENHKNIPLALNYINNGRRTHRALSPSSPISVEQATLLKQGSTSSRSASEFICNQCGAKYTSLDLFQTHLKTHLDCGLPQLSCPQCNKDFPNQEALLKHVTVHFTITSTYYICESCDKQFTSVDDLQKHLLDMHTFVFFRCTLCQEVFDSKVSTQLHLAVKHSNEKKIYRCTSCNWDFRHETDLQVHVKHSHLENQGRVHRCIFCGESFGTEVELQCHITTHSKKYNCRFCNKAFHAIILLERHLREKHCVFEGKAQNCGTNGSTSGGGDSVAKDETDLQGILTNSHGGAGTGESHNSHDGSEEDVDSSEVMYSCDICGASYTMESLLTNHQLRDHNIRPGESAIHKKKAEMIKGSHKCNVCSRTFFSEAGLREHMQTHLGPVKHYMCPICGERFPSLLTLTEHKVTHSKSLDTGSCRICKLPLQSEEDFLEHCQMHPDLRNSLTGFRCVVCMQTVTSTLELKIHGTFHMQKTGAMSTNHPSGRSAITHHQHHQSQKLFKCASCLKEFRSKQDLVKLDINGLPYGLCASCVSAAGSKSSSPTINGGKQQQHGVQTPTVSAVGWSHGESLSPGGVKAKSTSYSTSSSSSTSSTAAKTRCSSCNVKFESEAELQTHLSTVHRDQTGEGSGGQLRTPQGSPMPRVSPTQSEEKKTYQCIKCQMVFHSEWDIQVHVANHMIEEGLNHECKLCSQTFDSPAKLQCHLIEHSFEGMGGTFKCPVCFTVFVQASKLQQHIFSAHGQEDKIYDCTQCPQKFFFQTELQNHTLSQHSS; encoded by the exons ATGAAGACGCACGCTGCAAACAAGCCCCATAAATGCCCTGTGTGCCGCCGAGGGTTTCTGTCCTCCAGTTCCCTGCATGGACACATGCAGGTGCATGAACGCGGAAAGGACGCTCAAGGCACGGGGCTGTCTCGaatggaggagtggaagctGAAGGAAACGCGCAAATGCAGCCGCTGTGAAGAAGGGTTTGATGTACCTGAGGAGCTCCAGAAGCACATTGCAGAGTGCCACCCAGAATGCTCACCTCCTGAGGAAGGGAGTCTGGGGCCTGGTCTGCAATGCATTTACTGCCATGAGCCATTTAGTGATGAGGGTACTCTGCTTAGCCACATTGACCAAGCGCATGGCAGAGACCGAAAGGGCAACACGTGTACTGTGTGTTCTGAGCACTTTGCCACTGTAGAGGAATTGTATGCCCACATGGATGTCCACCAACTGCCAGAGTCCAGTAACCACAGCAATAGTCCTTCTCTGTTGACTGTGGGTTACACATCTGTTTCAAGCACTACTCCGGACTCAAACCTTTCTGTTGACAGTTCGACCATGGTGGACTCTGCTCCTACTGTGCCCAAAGCCCGTGGACGAAGAAAGCGTGCTGCTCAGCATGCCACGGATATTTGCGGACGACCTGCCAAACAGCCAAAAGTAGCATACAGCTGCATCTACTGCAACAAGCAAGTATTCTCCAGTCTTGCTGTTCTTCAGATCCACTTAAAGACCATGCATGTGGACAAACCAGAGCAGGCCCATACATGCCAGTTCTGCTTGGAGGTCCTTCCATCTTTGTTCAACTTGAATGAGCATCTGAAACAGGTCCACAATGCTGAAGATCCCTCCGCCTTACTTGCTAGCCTGTCTGATGCCCTGCTGCAGTGCAACTTTTGTCCAGAGATGCTTGGAGACCTCAATGCTCTGCAGGAACATATTCGTTGCTCACATGGCTTTCCCAGCCCAGTCGCTAAGGAGAGCAATGCCTTTTTTTGCCCCCAGTGCTTCATGGGATTTCTGACTGAGGCCACACTAGAAGAACATGTCCGGCAGACCCACTGTGATTCTGGCAGCTTGCGATTTGACTCCCCTCTAGCAGTCACTCCCAAAGATCCCATTGTGGAGGTCTATTCCTGCTCATACTGCACCAACTCTCCCATTTTCAACAGTGTTCTGAAGTTGAACAAACACATTAAAGAGAACCATAAGAACATCCCCCTGGCCCTGAATTACATCAACAATGGGAGAAGAACCCACAGAGCACTCAGCCCTTCATCTCCCATATCCGTAGAGCAGGCCACACTTCTAAAACAGGGCAGCACTTCTTCCCGTTCAGCAAGCGAATTCATCTGTAACCAATGTGGTGCTAAGTATACTAGTCTAGATCTTTTCCAGACGCACTTGAAGACTCACCTTGACTGTGGGCTGCCACAGCTCAGCTGTCCGCAGTGCAACAAAGACTTTCCTAACCAGGAGGCTCTGTTGAAGCACGTGACAGTCCACTTCACTATCACTTCCACATACTACATTTGCGAGAGTTGTGACAAGCAGTTCACATCAGTAGATGACCTACAGAAGCACCTGCTTGACATGCACACATTTGTGTTCTTTCGCTGCACTCTCTGCCAGGAAGTATTTGACTCTAAAGTGTCAACTCAGCTCCATCTTGCAGTCAAGCACAGCAATGAGAAGAAGATCTACCGCTGTACTTCTTGTAACTGGGATTTCCGACATGAGACTGACCTTCAAGTGCACGTCAAGCACAGTCATTTGGAAAACCAGGGCCGAGTGCACCGCTGCATCTTCTGCGGTGAGTCCTTTGGCACAGAAGTGGAGTTACAGTGCCACATTACCACTCATAGCAAGAAGTACAACTGCCGCTTCTGCAACAAGGCTTTCCATGCCATTATCCTGCTTGAACGTCACTTGCGTGAGAAGCATTGTGTGTTTGAGGGTAAGGCCCAGAATTGTGGCACCAATGGCTCCACAAGTGGAGGTGGCGACTCAGTTGCCAAAGATGAGACAGACCTGCAGGGCATCCTCACTAATAGCCATGGAGGAGCGGGCACAGGGGAGTCTCACAATAGCCATGATGGCAGTGAAGAGGATGTTGATTCCTCTGAGGTCATGTACAGCTGCGACATCTGTGGGGCGTCCTACACCATGGAGTCCCTCCTGACCAATCACCAGCTCCGTGATCACAATATCCGCCCAGGGGAGAGTGCTATACAcaagaaaaaggcagaaatgATCAAGGGGAGCCACAAGTGTAATGTTTGCTCTAGAACATTCTTCTCTGAGGCTGGGCTCCGGGAGCATATGCAGACCCATCTGGGACCTGTCAAACACTACATGTGTCCCATTTGTGGAGAGCGCTTCCCCTCTCTGCTTACTCTGACAGAGCATAAAGTCACTCATAGTAAAAGCCTGGACACAGGCAGCTGTCGAATCTGCAAGTTACCTCTGCAGAGTGAGGAAGACTTCCTGGAGCACTGTCAGATGCATCCTGATTTGCGGAACTCTCTGACTGGCTTTCGCTGTGTGGTCTGCATGCAGACTGTCACTTCCACCTTAGAGCTCAAGATCCATGGCACCTTCCACATGCAGAAGACTGGAGCCATGTCCACCAATCACCCTAGTGGTCGCTCTGCTATCACACACCACCAGCATCACCAAAGCCAAAAGCTCttcaagtgtgcttcatgtctaAAGGAGTTCCGCTCCAAACAGGACTTGGTGAAGCTCGACATCAATGGACTGCCATATGGTCTGTGTGCCTCATGTGTAAGTGCTGCTGGTAGCAAGAGCTCCAGCCCAACCATAAATGGTGGAAAGCAACAGCAGCACGGGGTACAAACACCCACTGTCTCTGCTGTCGGATGGAGCCATGGGGAGAGTCTGAGCCCTGGTGGGGTAAAGGCAAAGAGTACCTCCTATTCCACGTCATCTTCTTCGTCAACATCGTCCACTGCAGCCAAGACAAGGTGCTCTAGCTGCAATGTGAAGTTTGAGTCAGAAGCAGAGCTGCAGACACATCTTTCAACAGTGCACAGGGATCAGACAGGAGAGGGCAGTGGAGGTCAGCTAAGGACTCCTCAAGGATCACCCATGCCGAGGGTGAGCCCAACACAAAGTGAAGAG AAGAAAACATACCAGTGCATAAAGTGTCAGATGGTCTTCCACAGTGAATGGGACATTCAGGTTCACGTGGCCAACCATATGATTG
- the LOC108436881 gene encoding zinc finger protein 521 isoform X5, with the protein MSRRKQAKPRSLKVEDNVTEDQQTPGQAAILSDGADLEDDPSCSWPASSPSSKDQTSPAHGDDYDFGEDEGGPGLPYPCQFCDKSFSRLSFLKRHEQSHSDKLPFSCTFCSRLFKHKRSRDRHVKLHTGDKKYHCGECDSAFSRSDHLKIHMKTHAANKPHKCPVCRRGFLSSSSLHGHMQVHERGKDAQGTGLSRMEEWKLKETRKCSRCEEGFDVPEELQKHIAECHPECSPPEEGSLGPGLQCIYCHEPFSDEGTLLSHIDQAHGRDRKGNTCTVCSEHFATVEELYAHMDVHQLPESSNHSNSPSLLTVGYTSVSSTTPDSNLSVDSSTMVDSAPTVPKARGRRKRAAQHATDICGRPAKQPKVAYSCIYCNKQVFSSLAVLQIHLKTMHVDKPEQAHTCQFCLEVLPSLFNLNEHLKQVHNAEDPSALLASLSDALLQCNFCPEMLGDLNALQEHIRCSHGFPSPVAKESNAFFCPQCFMGFLTEATLEEHVRQTHCDSGSLRFDSPLAVTPKDPIVEVYSCSYCTNSPIFNSVLKLNKHIKENHKNIPLALNYINNGRRTHRALSPSSPISVEQATLLKQGSTSSRSASEFICNQCGAKYTSLDLFQTHLKTHLDCGLPQLSCPQCNKDFPNQEALLKHVTVHFTITSTYYICESCDKQFTSVDDLQKHLLDMHTFVFFRCTLCQEVFDSKVSTQLHLAVKHSNEKKIYRCTSCNWDFRHETDLQVHVKHSHLENQGRVHRCIFCGESFGTEVELQCHITTHSKKYNCRFCNKAFHAIILLERHLREKHCVFEGKAQNCGTNGSTSGGGDSVAKDETDLQGILTNSHGGAGTGESHNSHDGSEEDVDSSEVMYSCDICGASYTMESLLTNHQLRDHNIRPGESAIHKKKAEMIKGSHKCNVCSRTFFSEAGLREHMQTHLGPVKHYMCPICGERFPSLLTLTEHKVTHSKSLDTGSCRICKLPLQSEEDFLEHCQMHPDLRNSLTGFRCVVCMQTVTSTLELKIHGTFHMQKTGAMSTNHPSGRSAITHHQHHQSQKLFKCASCLKEFRSKQDLVKLDINGLPYGLCASCVSAAGSKSSSPTINGGKQQQHGVQTPTVSAVGWSHGESLSPGGVKAKSTSYSTSSSSSTSSTAAKTRCSSCNVKFESEAELQTHLSTVHRDQTGEGSGGQLRTPQGSPMPRVSPTQSEEKKTYQCIKCQMVFHSEWDIQVHVANHMIEEGLNHECKLCSQTFDSPAKLQCHLIEHSFEGMGGTFKCPVCFTVFVQASKLQQHIFSAHGQEDKIYDCTQCPQKFFFQTELQNHTLSQHSS; encoded by the exons aTGGTGCTGATCTAGAAGATGACCCTTCCTGTTCTTGGCCTGCCTCTTCACCATCTAGCAAAGACCAGACATCTCCAGCCCACGGTGATGACTACGATTTTGGTGAGGATGAAGGAGGCCCTGGCTTGCCCTACCCGTGCCAGTTTTGCGACAAATCTTTCAGTCGCCTTAGCTTCCTAAAGCGCCACGAACAGAGCCATAGTGACAAGCTTCCCTTCAGCTGCACTTTCTGCAGCCGTTTGTTCAAGCACAAGCGTAGCCGTGACCGACACGTCAAGCTCCACACTGGCGACAAGAAGTACCACTGCGGTGAGTGTGACTCTGCTTTTTCGCGCAGTGATCACCTTAAGATCCACATGAAGACGCACGCTGCAAACAAGCCCCATAAATGCCCTGTGTGCCGCCGAGGGTTTCTGTCCTCCAGTTCCCTGCATGGACACATGCAGGTGCATGAACGCGGAAAGGACGCTCAAGGCACGGGGCTGTCTCGaatggaggagtggaagctGAAGGAAACGCGCAAATGCAGCCGCTGTGAAGAAGGGTTTGATGTACCTGAGGAGCTCCAGAAGCACATTGCAGAGTGCCACCCAGAATGCTCACCTCCTGAGGAAGGGAGTCTGGGGCCTGGTCTGCAATGCATTTACTGCCATGAGCCATTTAGTGATGAGGGTACTCTGCTTAGCCACATTGACCAAGCGCATGGCAGAGACCGAAAGGGCAACACGTGTACTGTGTGTTCTGAGCACTTTGCCACTGTAGAGGAATTGTATGCCCACATGGATGTCCACCAACTGCCAGAGTCCAGTAACCACAGCAATAGTCCTTCTCTGTTGACTGTGGGTTACACATCTGTTTCAAGCACTACTCCGGACTCAAACCTTTCTGTTGACAGTTCGACCATGGTGGACTCTGCTCCTACTGTGCCCAAAGCCCGTGGACGAAGAAAGCGTGCTGCTCAGCATGCCACGGATATTTGCGGACGACCTGCCAAACAGCCAAAAGTAGCATACAGCTGCATCTACTGCAACAAGCAAGTATTCTCCAGTCTTGCTGTTCTTCAGATCCACTTAAAGACCATGCATGTGGACAAACCAGAGCAGGCCCATACATGCCAGTTCTGCTTGGAGGTCCTTCCATCTTTGTTCAACTTGAATGAGCATCTGAAACAGGTCCACAATGCTGAAGATCCCTCCGCCTTACTTGCTAGCCTGTCTGATGCCCTGCTGCAGTGCAACTTTTGTCCAGAGATGCTTGGAGACCTCAATGCTCTGCAGGAACATATTCGTTGCTCACATGGCTTTCCCAGCCCAGTCGCTAAGGAGAGCAATGCCTTTTTTTGCCCCCAGTGCTTCATGGGATTTCTGACTGAGGCCACACTAGAAGAACATGTCCGGCAGACCCACTGTGATTCTGGCAGCTTGCGATTTGACTCCCCTCTAGCAGTCACTCCCAAAGATCCCATTGTGGAGGTCTATTCCTGCTCATACTGCACCAACTCTCCCATTTTCAACAGTGTTCTGAAGTTGAACAAACACATTAAAGAGAACCATAAGAACATCCCCCTGGCCCTGAATTACATCAACAATGGGAGAAGAACCCACAGAGCACTCAGCCCTTCATCTCCCATATCCGTAGAGCAGGCCACACTTCTAAAACAGGGCAGCACTTCTTCCCGTTCAGCAAGCGAATTCATCTGTAACCAATGTGGTGCTAAGTATACTAGTCTAGATCTTTTCCAGACGCACTTGAAGACTCACCTTGACTGTGGGCTGCCACAGCTCAGCTGTCCGCAGTGCAACAAAGACTTTCCTAACCAGGAGGCTCTGTTGAAGCACGTGACAGTCCACTTCACTATCACTTCCACATACTACATTTGCGAGAGTTGTGACAAGCAGTTCACATCAGTAGATGACCTACAGAAGCACCTGCTTGACATGCACACATTTGTGTTCTTTCGCTGCACTCTCTGCCAGGAAGTATTTGACTCTAAAGTGTCAACTCAGCTCCATCTTGCAGTCAAGCACAGCAATGAGAAGAAGATCTACCGCTGTACTTCTTGTAACTGGGATTTCCGACATGAGACTGACCTTCAAGTGCACGTCAAGCACAGTCATTTGGAAAACCAGGGCCGAGTGCACCGCTGCATCTTCTGCGGTGAGTCCTTTGGCACAGAAGTGGAGTTACAGTGCCACATTACCACTCATAGCAAGAAGTACAACTGCCGCTTCTGCAACAAGGCTTTCCATGCCATTATCCTGCTTGAACGTCACTTGCGTGAGAAGCATTGTGTGTTTGAGGGTAAGGCCCAGAATTGTGGCACCAATGGCTCCACAAGTGGAGGTGGCGACTCAGTTGCCAAAGATGAGACAGACCTGCAGGGCATCCTCACTAATAGCCATGGAGGAGCGGGCACAGGGGAGTCTCACAATAGCCATGATGGCAGTGAAGAGGATGTTGATTCCTCTGAGGTCATGTACAGCTGCGACATCTGTGGGGCGTCCTACACCATGGAGTCCCTCCTGACCAATCACCAGCTCCGTGATCACAATATCCGCCCAGGGGAGAGTGCTATACAcaagaaaaaggcagaaatgATCAAGGGGAGCCACAAGTGTAATGTTTGCTCTAGAACATTCTTCTCTGAGGCTGGGCTCCGGGAGCATATGCAGACCCATCTGGGACCTGTCAAACACTACATGTGTCCCATTTGTGGAGAGCGCTTCCCCTCTCTGCTTACTCTGACAGAGCATAAAGTCACTCATAGTAAAAGCCTGGACACAGGCAGCTGTCGAATCTGCAAGTTACCTCTGCAGAGTGAGGAAGACTTCCTGGAGCACTGTCAGATGCATCCTGATTTGCGGAACTCTCTGACTGGCTTTCGCTGTGTGGTCTGCATGCAGACTGTCACTTCCACCTTAGAGCTCAAGATCCATGGCACCTTCCACATGCAGAAGACTGGAGCCATGTCCACCAATCACCCTAGTGGTCGCTCTGCTATCACACACCACCAGCATCACCAAAGCCAAAAGCTCttcaagtgtgcttcatgtctaAAGGAGTTCCGCTCCAAACAGGACTTGGTGAAGCTCGACATCAATGGACTGCCATATGGTCTGTGTGCCTCATGTGTAAGTGCTGCTGGTAGCAAGAGCTCCAGCCCAACCATAAATGGTGGAAAGCAACAGCAGCACGGGGTACAAACACCCACTGTCTCTGCTGTCGGATGGAGCCATGGGGAGAGTCTGAGCCCTGGTGGGGTAAAGGCAAAGAGTACCTCCTATTCCACGTCATCTTCTTCGTCAACATCGTCCACTGCAGCCAAGACAAGGTGCTCTAGCTGCAATGTGAAGTTTGAGTCAGAAGCAGAGCTGCAGACACATCTTTCAACAGTGCACAGGGATCAGACAGGAGAGGGCAGTGGAGGTCAGCTAAGGACTCCTCAAGGATCACCCATGCCGAGGGTGAGCCCAACACAAAGTGAAGAG AAGAAAACATACCAGTGCATAAAGTGTCAGATGGTCTTCCACAGTGAATGGGACATTCAGGTTCACGTGGCCAACCATATGATTG
- the LOC108436881 gene encoding zinc finger protein 521 isoform X6 has translation MSRRKQAKPRSLKEDNVTEDQQTPGQAAILSDGADLEDDPSCSWPASSPSSKDQTSPAHGDDYDFGEDEGGPGLPYPCQFCDKSFSRLSFLKRHEQSHSDKLPFSCTFCSRLFKHKRSRDRHVKLHTGDKKYHCGECDSAFSRSDHLKIHMKTHAANKPHKCPVCRRGFLSSSSLHGHMQVHERGKDAQGTGLSRMEEWKLKETRKCSRCEEGFDVPEELQKHIAECHPECSPPEEGSLGPGLQCIYCHEPFSDEGTLLSHIDQAHGRDRKGNTCTVCSEHFATVEELYAHMDVHQLPESSNHSNSPSLLTVGYTSVSSTTPDSNLSVDSSTMVDSAPTVPKARGRRKRAAQHATDICGRPAKQPKVAYSCIYCNKQVFSSLAVLQIHLKTMHVDKPEQAHTCQFCLEVLPSLFNLNEHLKQVHNAEDPSALLASLSDALLQCNFCPEMLGDLNALQEHIRCSHGFPSPVAKESNAFFCPQCFMGFLTEATLEEHVRQTHCDSGSLRFDSPLAVTPKDPIVEVYSCSYCTNSPIFNSVLKLNKHIKENHKNIPLALNYINNGRRTHRALSPSSPISVEQATLLKQGSTSSRSASEFICNQCGAKYTSLDLFQTHLKTHLDCGLPQLSCPQCNKDFPNQEALLKHVTVHFTITSTYYICESCDKQFTSVDDLQKHLLDMHTFVFFRCTLCQEVFDSKVSTQLHLAVKHSNEKKIYRCTSCNWDFRHETDLQVHVKHSHLENQGRVHRCIFCGESFGTEVELQCHITTHSKKYNCRFCNKAFHAIILLERHLREKHCVFEGKAQNCGTNGSTSGGGDSVAKDETDLQGILTNSHGGAGTGESHNSHDGSEEDVDSSEVMYSCDICGASYTMESLLTNHQLRDHNIRPGESAIHKKKAEMIKGSHKCNVCSRTFFSEAGLREHMQTHLGPVKHYMCPICGERFPSLLTLTEHKVTHSKSLDTGSCRICKLPLQSEEDFLEHCQMHPDLRNSLTGFRCVVCMQTVTSTLELKIHGTFHMQKTGAMSTNHPSGRSAITHHQHHQSQKLFKCASCLKEFRSKQDLVKLDINGLPYGLCASCVSAAGSKSSSPTINGGKQQQHGVQTPTVSAVGWSHGESLSPGGVKAKSTSYSTSSSSSTSSTAAKTRCSSCNVKFESEAELQTHLSTVHRDQTGEGSGGQLRTPQGSPMPRVSPTQSEEKKTYQCIKCQMVFHSEWDIQVHVANHMIEEGLNHECKLCSQTFDSPAKLQCHLIEHSFEGMGGTFKCPVCFTVFVQASKLQQHIFSAHGQEDKIYDCTQCPQKFFFQTELQNHTLSQHSS, from the exons aTGGTGCTGATCTAGAAGATGACCCTTCCTGTTCTTGGCCTGCCTCTTCACCATCTAGCAAAGACCAGACATCTCCAGCCCACGGTGATGACTACGATTTTGGTGAGGATGAAGGAGGCCCTGGCTTGCCCTACCCGTGCCAGTTTTGCGACAAATCTTTCAGTCGCCTTAGCTTCCTAAAGCGCCACGAACAGAGCCATAGTGACAAGCTTCCCTTCAGCTGCACTTTCTGCAGCCGTTTGTTCAAGCACAAGCGTAGCCGTGACCGACACGTCAAGCTCCACACTGGCGACAAGAAGTACCACTGCGGTGAGTGTGACTCTGCTTTTTCGCGCAGTGATCACCTTAAGATCCACATGAAGACGCACGCTGCAAACAAGCCCCATAAATGCCCTGTGTGCCGCCGAGGGTTTCTGTCCTCCAGTTCCCTGCATGGACACATGCAGGTGCATGAACGCGGAAAGGACGCTCAAGGCACGGGGCTGTCTCGaatggaggagtggaagctGAAGGAAACGCGCAAATGCAGCCGCTGTGAAGAAGGGTTTGATGTACCTGAGGAGCTCCAGAAGCACATTGCAGAGTGCCACCCAGAATGCTCACCTCCTGAGGAAGGGAGTCTGGGGCCTGGTCTGCAATGCATTTACTGCCATGAGCCATTTAGTGATGAGGGTACTCTGCTTAGCCACATTGACCAAGCGCATGGCAGAGACCGAAAGGGCAACACGTGTACTGTGTGTTCTGAGCACTTTGCCACTGTAGAGGAATTGTATGCCCACATGGATGTCCACCAACTGCCAGAGTCCAGTAACCACAGCAATAGTCCTTCTCTGTTGACTGTGGGTTACACATCTGTTTCAAGCACTACTCCGGACTCAAACCTTTCTGTTGACAGTTCGACCATGGTGGACTCTGCTCCTACTGTGCCCAAAGCCCGTGGACGAAGAAAGCGTGCTGCTCAGCATGCCACGGATATTTGCGGACGACCTGCCAAACAGCCAAAAGTAGCATACAGCTGCATCTACTGCAACAAGCAAGTATTCTCCAGTCTTGCTGTTCTTCAGATCCACTTAAAGACCATGCATGTGGACAAACCAGAGCAGGCCCATACATGCCAGTTCTGCTTGGAGGTCCTTCCATCTTTGTTCAACTTGAATGAGCATCTGAAACAGGTCCACAATGCTGAAGATCCCTCCGCCTTACTTGCTAGCCTGTCTGATGCCCTGCTGCAGTGCAACTTTTGTCCAGAGATGCTTGGAGACCTCAATGCTCTGCAGGAACATATTCGTTGCTCACATGGCTTTCCCAGCCCAGTCGCTAAGGAGAGCAATGCCTTTTTTTGCCCCCAGTGCTTCATGGGATTTCTGACTGAGGCCACACTAGAAGAACATGTCCGGCAGACCCACTGTGATTCTGGCAGCTTGCGATTTGACTCCCCTCTAGCAGTCACTCCCAAAGATCCCATTGTGGAGGTCTATTCCTGCTCATACTGCACCAACTCTCCCATTTTCAACAGTGTTCTGAAGTTGAACAAACACATTAAAGAGAACCATAAGAACATCCCCCTGGCCCTGAATTACATCAACAATGGGAGAAGAACCCACAGAGCACTCAGCCCTTCATCTCCCATATCCGTAGAGCAGGCCACACTTCTAAAACAGGGCAGCACTTCTTCCCGTTCAGCAAGCGAATTCATCTGTAACCAATGTGGTGCTAAGTATACTAGTCTAGATCTTTTCCAGACGCACTTGAAGACTCACCTTGACTGTGGGCTGCCACAGCTCAGCTGTCCGCAGTGCAACAAAGACTTTCCTAACCAGGAGGCTCTGTTGAAGCACGTGACAGTCCACTTCACTATCACTTCCACATACTACATTTGCGAGAGTTGTGACAAGCAGTTCACATCAGTAGATGACCTACAGAAGCACCTGCTTGACATGCACACATTTGTGTTCTTTCGCTGCACTCTCTGCCAGGAAGTATTTGACTCTAAAGTGTCAACTCAGCTCCATCTTGCAGTCAAGCACAGCAATGAGAAGAAGATCTACCGCTGTACTTCTTGTAACTGGGATTTCCGACATGAGACTGACCTTCAAGTGCACGTCAAGCACAGTCATTTGGAAAACCAGGGCCGAGTGCACCGCTGCATCTTCTGCGGTGAGTCCTTTGGCACAGAAGTGGAGTTACAGTGCCACATTACCACTCATAGCAAGAAGTACAACTGCCGCTTCTGCAACAAGGCTTTCCATGCCATTATCCTGCTTGAACGTCACTTGCGTGAGAAGCATTGTGTGTTTGAGGGTAAGGCCCAGAATTGTGGCACCAATGGCTCCACAAGTGGAGGTGGCGACTCAGTTGCCAAAGATGAGACAGACCTGCAGGGCATCCTCACTAATAGCCATGGAGGAGCGGGCACAGGGGAGTCTCACAATAGCCATGATGGCAGTGAAGAGGATGTTGATTCCTCTGAGGTCATGTACAGCTGCGACATCTGTGGGGCGTCCTACACCATGGAGTCCCTCCTGACCAATCACCAGCTCCGTGATCACAATATCCGCCCAGGGGAGAGTGCTATACAcaagaaaaaggcagaaatgATCAAGGGGAGCCACAAGTGTAATGTTTGCTCTAGAACATTCTTCTCTGAGGCTGGGCTCCGGGAGCATATGCAGACCCATCTGGGACCTGTCAAACACTACATGTGTCCCATTTGTGGAGAGCGCTTCCCCTCTCTGCTTACTCTGACAGAGCATAAAGTCACTCATAGTAAAAGCCTGGACACAGGCAGCTGTCGAATCTGCAAGTTACCTCTGCAGAGTGAGGAAGACTTCCTGGAGCACTGTCAGATGCATCCTGATTTGCGGAACTCTCTGACTGGCTTTCGCTGTGTGGTCTGCATGCAGACTGTCACTTCCACCTTAGAGCTCAAGATCCATGGCACCTTCCACATGCAGAAGACTGGAGCCATGTCCACCAATCACCCTAGTGGTCGCTCTGCTATCACACACCACCAGCATCACCAAAGCCAAAAGCTCttcaagtgtgcttcatgtctaAAGGAGTTCCGCTCCAAACAGGACTTGGTGAAGCTCGACATCAATGGACTGCCATATGGTCTGTGTGCCTCATGTGTAAGTGCTGCTGGTAGCAAGAGCTCCAGCCCAACCATAAATGGTGGAAAGCAACAGCAGCACGGGGTACAAACACCCACTGTCTCTGCTGTCGGATGGAGCCATGGGGAGAGTCTGAGCCCTGGTGGGGTAAAGGCAAAGAGTACCTCCTATTCCACGTCATCTTCTTCGTCAACATCGTCCACTGCAGCCAAGACAAGGTGCTCTAGCTGCAATGTGAAGTTTGAGTCAGAAGCAGAGCTGCAGACACATCTTTCAACAGTGCACAGGGATCAGACAGGAGAGGGCAGTGGAGGTCAGCTAAGGACTCCTCAAGGATCACCCATGCCGAGGGTGAGCCCAACACAAAGTGAAGAG AAGAAAACATACCAGTGCATAAAGTGTCAGATGGTCTTCCACAGTGAATGGGACATTCAGGTTCACGTGGCCAACCATATGATTG